One Oncorhynchus keta strain PuntledgeMale-10-30-2019 chromosome 23, Oket_V2, whole genome shotgun sequence DNA segment encodes these proteins:
- the LOC118401809 gene encoding fizzy-related protein homolog isoform X2: protein MDQDYECRLLRQINIQNENASPLKAIDTVRALTPTNSPLSSPSKHGDRFIPSRAGANWSVNFHRINENEKSHNQNRKTKDGTTDTSKADGLAYSALLKNELLGAGIEKVQDPQSEDRRLQPSTPAKRSLFSYSVSAKRSLPEDGNTVSPYSLSPVSSNSQKLLRSPRKPTRKISKIPFKVLDAPELQDDFYLNLVDWSSLNVLSVGLGTCVYLWSACTSQVTRLCDLSVEGDSVTSVGWSERGNLVAVGTHKGYVQIWDAAAGKKLSVLEGHTARVGALAWNADQLSSGSRDRVILQRDIRAPPLQSERRLQGHRQEVCGLKWSTDHQLLASGGNDNKVHTAPTTSYWPQGEITRYTQHRPPATGLRGKLQGTHSTDHQLLASGGNDIKLLVWNHSSVLPVQQYTEHLAAVKAIAWSPHQHGLLASGGGTADRCIRFWNTLTGQPLQCTDTGSQVCNLAWSKHTNELVSTHGYSQNQILVWKYPSLTQVAKLTGHSYRVLYLAMSPDGEAIVTGAGDETLRFWNVFSKMRSTKESVSVLNLFTRIR from the exons ATGGACCAGGACTATGAGTGTCGGCTGCTCAGGCAGATCAACATCCAGAACGAGAATGCCAGCCCTTTA AAGGCCATAGATACAGTACGAGCCCTGACACCCACCAACTCCCCCCTGTCGTCACCAAGCAAACATGGCGACCGCTTCATCCCCTCCCGCGCCGGCGCCAACTGGAGCGTCAACTTCCACCGCATCAAC GAGAATGAGAAGTCTCACAATCAGAACAGGAAGACAAAGGATGGCACTACAGACACTAGCAAAG CGGACGGCCTGGCGTACTCTGCCCTACTGAAGAACGAGCTGCTGGGGGCAGGCATAGAGAAGGTCCAGGATCCCCAGTCAGAGGACCGTCGCCTCCAGCCCTCCACCCCCGCCAAGAGGAGCCTCTTCAGT TATTCTGTCAGTGCCAAACGATCTCTACCCGAGGATGGCAACACAGTGTCTCCATACTCCTTGTCTCCTGTTAGCAGCAACAG TCAGAAGCTGTTACGGTCGCCTAGGAAACCCACGCGTAAGATCTCTAAGATCCCCTTCAAGGTGCTTGATGCTCCAGAGCTGCAGGATGACTTCTATCTCAACCTGGTGGACTGGTCCTCCCTCAACGTCCTCAGTGTCGGCCTGGGAACCTGCGTCTACCTCTGGAGCGCCTGCactagccag GTGACGCGTCTGTGTGACTTGTCAGTGGAAGGGGACTCTGTCACGTCAGTGGGCTGGTCAGAGAGG GGGAACTTAGTAGCGGTGGGGACTCATAAGGGCTATGTACAGATCTGGGACGCGGCAGCAGGGAAGAAACTGTCAGTACTGGAGGGACACACAGCCAGAGTGG GTGCGTTGGCGTGGAATGCCGACCAGTTGTCATCTGGCAGTCGTGACAGGGTTATCCTGCAGAGGGACATCCGAGCCCCGCCCCTCCAGTCAGAACGTCGTCTCCAGGGACACCGACAGGAAGTTTGCGGCCTCAAGTGGAGCACCGACCACCAGCTACTGGCCTCAGGGGGAAATGACAACAAGGTACACACAGCACCGACCACCAGCTACTGGCCTCAGGGGGAAATTACAAGGTACACACAGCACCGACCACCAGCTACTGGCCTCAGGGGGAAATTACAAG gtacacacagcacagaccacCAGCTACTGGCCTCAGGGGGAAATGACATCAAG CTGCTGGTGTGGAACCACTCCAGCGTTCTCCCGGTGCAGCAGTACACGGAGCACCTGGCAGCAGTGAAGGCCATCGCCTGGTCCCCTCATCAGCATGGCCTGCTGGCGTCCGGAGGGGGCACGGCTGACCGCTGCATCCGCTTCTGGAACACCCTGACAGGCCAGCCCCTGCAGTGCACCGACACGGGCTCCCAGGTCTGCAACCTGGcctggtccaagcacaccaacgAACTG GTAAGCACACACGGCTACTCCCAGAACCAGATCTTAGTGTGGAAGTACCCCTCCCTCACACAGGTGGCCAAACTCACAGGCCACTCCTACAGAGTGCTTTACCTGGCCATGTCCCCAGACGGAGAGGCCATCGTCACAGGAGCTGGAGACGAGACGCTGCGCTTCTGGAACGTCTTCAGCAAGATGAGGTCCACCAAG GAGTCTGTGTCTGTTCTAAACCTGTTCACCAGGATCCGGTAG
- the LOC118401809 gene encoding fizzy-related protein homolog isoform X44, translating to MDQDYECRLLRQINIQNENASPLKAIDTVRALTPTNSPLSSPSKHGDRFIPSRAGANWSVNFHRINENEKSHNQNRKTKDGTTDTSKADGLAYSALLKNELLGAGIEKVQDPQSEDRRLQPSTPAKRSLFSYSVSAKRSLPEDGNTVSPYSLSPVSSNSQKLLRSPRKPTRKISKIPFKVLDAPELQDDFYLNLVDWSSLNVLSVGLGTCVYLWSACTSQVTRLCDLSVEGDSVTSVGWSERGNLVAVGTHKGYVQIWDAAAGKKLSVLEGHTARVGALAWNADQLSSGSRDRVILQRDIRAPPLQSERRLQGHRQEVCGLKWSTDHQLLASGGNDNKVHTAPTTSYWPQGEITRYTQHRPPATGLRGKLQGTHSTDHQLLASGGNDKVHSTDHQLLASGGNDKVHTAQTTSYWPQGEMTSSCWCGTTPAFSRCSSTRSTWQQ from the exons ATGGACCAGGACTATGAGTGTCGGCTGCTCAGGCAGATCAACATCCAGAACGAGAATGCCAGCCCTTTA AAGGCCATAGATACAGTACGAGCCCTGACACCCACCAACTCCCCCCTGTCGTCACCAAGCAAACATGGCGACCGCTTCATCCCCTCCCGCGCCGGCGCCAACTGGAGCGTCAACTTCCACCGCATCAAC GAGAATGAGAAGTCTCACAATCAGAACAGGAAGACAAAGGATGGCACTACAGACACTAGCAAAG CGGACGGCCTGGCGTACTCTGCCCTACTGAAGAACGAGCTGCTGGGGGCAGGCATAGAGAAGGTCCAGGATCCCCAGTCAGAGGACCGTCGCCTCCAGCCCTCCACCCCCGCCAAGAGGAGCCTCTTCAGT TATTCTGTCAGTGCCAAACGATCTCTACCCGAGGATGGCAACACAGTGTCTCCATACTCCTTGTCTCCTGTTAGCAGCAACAG TCAGAAGCTGTTACGGTCGCCTAGGAAACCCACGCGTAAGATCTCTAAGATCCCCTTCAAGGTGCTTGATGCTCCAGAGCTGCAGGATGACTTCTATCTCAACCTGGTGGACTGGTCCTCCCTCAACGTCCTCAGTGTCGGCCTGGGAACCTGCGTCTACCTCTGGAGCGCCTGCactagccag GTGACGCGTCTGTGTGACTTGTCAGTGGAAGGGGACTCTGTCACGTCAGTGGGCTGGTCAGAGAGG GGGAACTTAGTAGCGGTGGGGACTCATAAGGGCTATGTACAGATCTGGGACGCGGCAGCAGGGAAGAAACTGTCAGTACTGGAGGGACACACAGCCAGAGTGG GTGCGTTGGCGTGGAATGCCGACCAGTTGTCATCTGGCAGTCGTGACAGGGTTATCCTGCAGAGGGACATCCGAGCCCCGCCCCTCCAGTCAGAACGTCGTCTCCAGGGACACCGACAGGAAGTTTGCGGCCTCAAGTGGAGCACCGACCACCAGCTACTGGCCTCAGGGGGAAATGACAACAAGGTACACACAGCACCGACCACCAGCTACTGGCCTCAGGGGGAAATTACAAGGTACACACAGCACCGACCACCAGCTACTGGCCTCAGGGGGAAATTACAAG gtacacacagcacagaccacCAGCTACTGGCCTCAGGGGGAAATGACAAG GTACACAGCACAGACCACCAGCTTCTGGCCTCAGGGGGAAATGACAAGgtacacacagcacagaccacCAGCTACTGGCCTCAGGGGGAAATGACATCAAG CTGCTGGTGTGGAACCACTCCAGCGTTCTCCCGGTGCAGCAGTACACGGAGCACCTGGCAGCAGTGA
- the LOC118401809 gene encoding fizzy-related protein homolog isoform X8: MDQDYECRLLRQINIQNENASPLKAIDTVRALTPTNSPLSSPSKHGDRFIPSRAGANWSVNFHRINENEKSHNQNRKTKDGTTDTSKADGLAYSALLKNELLGAGIEKVQDPQSEDRRLQPSTPAKRSLFSYSVSAKRSLPEDGNTVSPYSLSPVSSNSQKLLRSPRKPTRKISKIPFKVLDAPELQDDFYLNLVDWSSLNVLSVGLGTCVYLWSACTSQVTRLCDLSVEGDSVTSVGWSERGNLVAVGTHKGYVQIWDAAAGKKLSVLEGHTARVGALAWNADQLSSGSRDRVILQRDIRAPPLQSERRLQGHRQEVCGLKWSTDHQLLASGGNDNKVHTAPTTSYWPQGEITRYTQHRPPATGLRGKLQGTHSTDHQLLASGGNYKVHTAQTTSYWPQGEMTSRYTQHRPPASGLRGNYKVHTAQTTSYWPQGEMTSRYTAQTTSYWPQGKLQGTHSTDHQLLASGGNDIKVHTAQTTSYWPQGEMTSSCWCGTTPAFSRCSSTRSTWQQ, translated from the exons ATGGACCAGGACTATGAGTGTCGGCTGCTCAGGCAGATCAACATCCAGAACGAGAATGCCAGCCCTTTA AAGGCCATAGATACAGTACGAGCCCTGACACCCACCAACTCCCCCCTGTCGTCACCAAGCAAACATGGCGACCGCTTCATCCCCTCCCGCGCCGGCGCCAACTGGAGCGTCAACTTCCACCGCATCAAC GAGAATGAGAAGTCTCACAATCAGAACAGGAAGACAAAGGATGGCACTACAGACACTAGCAAAG CGGACGGCCTGGCGTACTCTGCCCTACTGAAGAACGAGCTGCTGGGGGCAGGCATAGAGAAGGTCCAGGATCCCCAGTCAGAGGACCGTCGCCTCCAGCCCTCCACCCCCGCCAAGAGGAGCCTCTTCAGT TATTCTGTCAGTGCCAAACGATCTCTACCCGAGGATGGCAACACAGTGTCTCCATACTCCTTGTCTCCTGTTAGCAGCAACAG TCAGAAGCTGTTACGGTCGCCTAGGAAACCCACGCGTAAGATCTCTAAGATCCCCTTCAAGGTGCTTGATGCTCCAGAGCTGCAGGATGACTTCTATCTCAACCTGGTGGACTGGTCCTCCCTCAACGTCCTCAGTGTCGGCCTGGGAACCTGCGTCTACCTCTGGAGCGCCTGCactagccag GTGACGCGTCTGTGTGACTTGTCAGTGGAAGGGGACTCTGTCACGTCAGTGGGCTGGTCAGAGAGG GGGAACTTAGTAGCGGTGGGGACTCATAAGGGCTATGTACAGATCTGGGACGCGGCAGCAGGGAAGAAACTGTCAGTACTGGAGGGACACACAGCCAGAGTGG GTGCGTTGGCGTGGAATGCCGACCAGTTGTCATCTGGCAGTCGTGACAGGGTTATCCTGCAGAGGGACATCCGAGCCCCGCCCCTCCAGTCAGAACGTCGTCTCCAGGGACACCGACAGGAAGTTTGCGGCCTCAAGTGGAGCACCGACCACCAGCTACTGGCCTCAGGGGGAAATGACAACAAGGTACACACAGCACCGACCACCAGCTACTGGCCTCAGGGGGAAATTACAAGGTACACACAGCACCGACCACCAGCTACTGGCCTCAGGGGGAAATTACAAGGTACACACAGCACCGACCACCAGCTACTGGCCTCAGGGGGAAATTACAAGgtacacacagcacagaccacCAGCTACTGGCCTCAGGGGGAAATGACATCAAGgtacacacagcacagaccacCAGCTTCTGGCCTCAGGGGAAATTACAAGgtacacacagcacagaccacCAGCTACTGGCCTCAGGGGGAAATGACATCAAGGTACACAGCACAGACCACCAGCTACTGGCCTCAGGGGAAATTACAAG gtacacacagcacagaccacCAGCTACTGGCCTCAGGGGGAAATGACATCAAG gtacacacagcacagaccacCAGCTACTGGCCTCAGGGGGAAATGACATCAAG CTGCTGGTGTGGAACCACTCCAGCGTTCTCCCGGTGCAGCAGTACACGGAGCACCTGGCAGCAGTGA
- the LOC118401809 gene encoding fizzy-related protein homolog isoform X43: MDQDYECRLLRQINIQNENASPLKAIDTVRALTPTNSPLSSPSKHGDRFIPSRAGANWSVNFHRINENEKSHNQNRKTKDGTTDTSKADGLAYSALLKNELLGAGIEKVQDPQSEDRRLQPSTPAKRSLFSYSVSAKRSLPEDGNTVSPYSLSPVSSNSQKLLRSPRKPTRKISKIPFKVLDAPELQDDFYLNLVDWSSLNVLSVGLGTCVYLWSACTSQVTRLCDLSVEGDSVTSVGWSERGNLVAVGTHKGYVQIWDAAAGKKLSVLEGHTARVGALAWNADQLSSGSRDRVILQRDIRAPPLQSERRLQGHRQEVCGLKWSTDHQLLASGGNDNKVHTAPTTSYWPQGEITRYTQHRPPATGLRGKLQGTHSTDHQLLASGGNDKVHSTDHQLLASGGNDKVHTAQTTSYWPQGEMTSSCWCGTTPAFSRCSSTRSTWQQ, translated from the exons ATGGACCAGGACTATGAGTGTCGGCTGCTCAGGCAGATCAACATCCAGAACGAGAATGCCAGCCCTTTA AAGGCCATAGATACAGTACGAGCCCTGACACCCACCAACTCCCCCCTGTCGTCACCAAGCAAACATGGCGACCGCTTCATCCCCTCCCGCGCCGGCGCCAACTGGAGCGTCAACTTCCACCGCATCAAC GAGAATGAGAAGTCTCACAATCAGAACAGGAAGACAAAGGATGGCACTACAGACACTAGCAAAG CGGACGGCCTGGCGTACTCTGCCCTACTGAAGAACGAGCTGCTGGGGGCAGGCATAGAGAAGGTCCAGGATCCCCAGTCAGAGGACCGTCGCCTCCAGCCCTCCACCCCCGCCAAGAGGAGCCTCTTCAGT TATTCTGTCAGTGCCAAACGATCTCTACCCGAGGATGGCAACACAGTGTCTCCATACTCCTTGTCTCCTGTTAGCAGCAACAG TCAGAAGCTGTTACGGTCGCCTAGGAAACCCACGCGTAAGATCTCTAAGATCCCCTTCAAGGTGCTTGATGCTCCAGAGCTGCAGGATGACTTCTATCTCAACCTGGTGGACTGGTCCTCCCTCAACGTCCTCAGTGTCGGCCTGGGAACCTGCGTCTACCTCTGGAGCGCCTGCactagccag GTGACGCGTCTGTGTGACTTGTCAGTGGAAGGGGACTCTGTCACGTCAGTGGGCTGGTCAGAGAGG GGGAACTTAGTAGCGGTGGGGACTCATAAGGGCTATGTACAGATCTGGGACGCGGCAGCAGGGAAGAAACTGTCAGTACTGGAGGGACACACAGCCAGAGTGG GTGCGTTGGCGTGGAATGCCGACCAGTTGTCATCTGGCAGTCGTGACAGGGTTATCCTGCAGAGGGACATCCGAGCCCCGCCCCTCCAGTCAGAACGTCGTCTCCAGGGACACCGACAGGAAGTTTGCGGCCTCAAGTGGAGCACCGACCACCAGCTACTGGCCTCAGGGGGAAATGACAACAAGGTACACACAGCACCGACCACCAGCTACTGGCCTCAGGGGGAAATTACAAGGTACACACAGCACCGACCACCAGCTACTGGCCTCAGGGGGAAATTACAAG gtacacacagcacagaccacCAGCTACTGGCCTCAGGGGGAAATGACAAGGTACACAGCACAGACCACCAGCTTCTGGCCTCAGGGGGAAATGACAAGgtacacacagcacagaccacCAGCTACTGGCCTCAGGGGGAAATGACATCAAG CTGCTGGTGTGGAACCACTCCAGCGTTCTCCCGGTGCAGCAGTACACGGAGCACCTGGCAGCAGTGA
- the LOC118401809 gene encoding fizzy-related protein homolog isoform X10 has protein sequence MDQDYECRLLRQINIQNENASPLKAIDTVRALTPTNSPLSSPSKHGDRFIPSRAGANWSVNFHRINENEKSHNQNRKTKDGTTDTSKADGLAYSALLKNELLGAGIEKVQDPQSEDRRLQPSTPAKRSLFSYSVSAKRSLPEDGNTVSPYSLSPVSSNSQKLLRSPRKPTRKISKIPFKVLDAPELQDDFYLNLVDWSSLNVLSVGLGTCVYLWSACTSQVTRLCDLSVEGDSVTSVGWSERGNLVAVGTHKGYVQIWDAAAGKKLSVLEGHTARVGALAWNADQLSSGSRDRVILQRDIRAPPLQSERRLQGHRQEVCGLKWSTDHQLLASGGNDNKVHTAPTTSYWPQGEITRYTQHRPPATGLRGKLQGTHSTDHQLLASGGNYKVHTAQTTSYWPQGEMTSRYTQHRPPASGLRGNYKVHTAQTTSYWPQGEMTSRYTAQTTSYWPQGKLQGTHSTDHQLLASGGNDIKVHTAQTTSYWPQGEMTRYTQHRPPATGLRGITGQTQTS, from the exons ATGGACCAGGACTATGAGTGTCGGCTGCTCAGGCAGATCAACATCCAGAACGAGAATGCCAGCCCTTTA AAGGCCATAGATACAGTACGAGCCCTGACACCCACCAACTCCCCCCTGTCGTCACCAAGCAAACATGGCGACCGCTTCATCCCCTCCCGCGCCGGCGCCAACTGGAGCGTCAACTTCCACCGCATCAAC GAGAATGAGAAGTCTCACAATCAGAACAGGAAGACAAAGGATGGCACTACAGACACTAGCAAAG CGGACGGCCTGGCGTACTCTGCCCTACTGAAGAACGAGCTGCTGGGGGCAGGCATAGAGAAGGTCCAGGATCCCCAGTCAGAGGACCGTCGCCTCCAGCCCTCCACCCCCGCCAAGAGGAGCCTCTTCAGT TATTCTGTCAGTGCCAAACGATCTCTACCCGAGGATGGCAACACAGTGTCTCCATACTCCTTGTCTCCTGTTAGCAGCAACAG TCAGAAGCTGTTACGGTCGCCTAGGAAACCCACGCGTAAGATCTCTAAGATCCCCTTCAAGGTGCTTGATGCTCCAGAGCTGCAGGATGACTTCTATCTCAACCTGGTGGACTGGTCCTCCCTCAACGTCCTCAGTGTCGGCCTGGGAACCTGCGTCTACCTCTGGAGCGCCTGCactagccag GTGACGCGTCTGTGTGACTTGTCAGTGGAAGGGGACTCTGTCACGTCAGTGGGCTGGTCAGAGAGG GGGAACTTAGTAGCGGTGGGGACTCATAAGGGCTATGTACAGATCTGGGACGCGGCAGCAGGGAAGAAACTGTCAGTACTGGAGGGACACACAGCCAGAGTGG GTGCGTTGGCGTGGAATGCCGACCAGTTGTCATCTGGCAGTCGTGACAGGGTTATCCTGCAGAGGGACATCCGAGCCCCGCCCCTCCAGTCAGAACGTCGTCTCCAGGGACACCGACAGGAAGTTTGCGGCCTCAAGTGGAGCACCGACCACCAGCTACTGGCCTCAGGGGGAAATGACAACAAGGTACACACAGCACCGACCACCAGCTACTGGCCTCAGGGGGAAATTACAAGGTACACACAGCACCGACCACCAGCTACTGGCCTCAGGGGGAAATTACAAGGTACACACAGCACCGACCACCAGCTACTGGCCTCAGGGGGAAATTACAAGgtacacacagcacagaccacCAGCTACTGGCCTCAGGGGGAAATGACATCAAGgtacacacagcacagaccacCAGCTTCTGGCCTCAGGGGAAATTACAAGgtacacacagcacagaccacCAGCTACTGGCCTCAGGGGGAAATGACATCAAGGTACACAGCACAGACCACCAGCTACTGGCCTCAGGGGAAATTACAAG gtacacacagcacagaccacCAGCTACTGGCCTCAGGGGGAAATGACATCAAG gtacacacagcacagaccacCAGCTACTGGCCTCAGGGGGAAATGACAAG gtacacacagcacagaccacCAGCTACTGGCCTCAGGGGGATTACAGGACAAACACAAACCTCTTGA
- the LOC118401809 gene encoding fizzy-related protein homolog isoform X28, which yields MDQDYECRLLRQINIQNENASPLKAIDTVRALTPTNSPLSSPSKHGDRFIPSRAGANWSVNFHRINENEKSHNQNRKTKDGTTDTSKADGLAYSALLKNELLGAGIEKVQDPQSEDRRLQPSTPAKRSLFSYSVSAKRSLPEDGNTVSPYSLSPVSSNSQKLLRSPRKPTRKISKIPFKVLDAPELQDDFYLNLVDWSSLNVLSVGLGTCVYLWSACTSQVTRLCDLSVEGDSVTSVGWSERGNLVAVGTHKGYVQIWDAAAGKKLSVLEGHTARVGALAWNADQLSSGSRDRVILQRDIRAPPLQSERRLQGHRQEVCGLKWSTDHQLLASGGNDNKVHTAPTTSYWPQGEITRYTQHRPPATGLRGKLQGTHSTDHQLLASGGNYKVHTAQTTSYWPQGEMTSRYTQHRPPASGLRGNYKVHTAQTTSYWPQGEMTSRYTAQTTSYWPQGKLQGTHSTDHQLLASGGNDIKVHTAQTTSYWPQGEMTSRYTQHRPPATGLRGK from the exons ATGGACCAGGACTATGAGTGTCGGCTGCTCAGGCAGATCAACATCCAGAACGAGAATGCCAGCCCTTTA AAGGCCATAGATACAGTACGAGCCCTGACACCCACCAACTCCCCCCTGTCGTCACCAAGCAAACATGGCGACCGCTTCATCCCCTCCCGCGCCGGCGCCAACTGGAGCGTCAACTTCCACCGCATCAAC GAGAATGAGAAGTCTCACAATCAGAACAGGAAGACAAAGGATGGCACTACAGACACTAGCAAAG CGGACGGCCTGGCGTACTCTGCCCTACTGAAGAACGAGCTGCTGGGGGCAGGCATAGAGAAGGTCCAGGATCCCCAGTCAGAGGACCGTCGCCTCCAGCCCTCCACCCCCGCCAAGAGGAGCCTCTTCAGT TATTCTGTCAGTGCCAAACGATCTCTACCCGAGGATGGCAACACAGTGTCTCCATACTCCTTGTCTCCTGTTAGCAGCAACAG TCAGAAGCTGTTACGGTCGCCTAGGAAACCCACGCGTAAGATCTCTAAGATCCCCTTCAAGGTGCTTGATGCTCCAGAGCTGCAGGATGACTTCTATCTCAACCTGGTGGACTGGTCCTCCCTCAACGTCCTCAGTGTCGGCCTGGGAACCTGCGTCTACCTCTGGAGCGCCTGCactagccag GTGACGCGTCTGTGTGACTTGTCAGTGGAAGGGGACTCTGTCACGTCAGTGGGCTGGTCAGAGAGG GGGAACTTAGTAGCGGTGGGGACTCATAAGGGCTATGTACAGATCTGGGACGCGGCAGCAGGGAAGAAACTGTCAGTACTGGAGGGACACACAGCCAGAGTGG GTGCGTTGGCGTGGAATGCCGACCAGTTGTCATCTGGCAGTCGTGACAGGGTTATCCTGCAGAGGGACATCCGAGCCCCGCCCCTCCAGTCAGAACGTCGTCTCCAGGGACACCGACAGGAAGTTTGCGGCCTCAAGTGGAGCACCGACCACCAGCTACTGGCCTCAGGGGGAAATGACAACAAGGTACACACAGCACCGACCACCAGCTACTGGCCTCAGGGGGAAATTACAAGGTACACACAGCACCGACCACCAGCTACTGGCCTCAGGGGGAAATTACAAGGTACACACAGCACCGACCACCAGCTACTGGCCTCAGGGGGAAATTACAAGgtacacacagcacagaccacCAGCTACTGGCCTCAGGGGGAAATGACATCAAGgtacacacagcacagaccacCAGCTTCTGGCCTCAGGGGAAATTACAAGgtacacacagcacagaccacCAGCTACTGGCCTCAGGGGGAAATGACATCAAGGTACACAGCACAGACCACCAGCTACTGGCCTCAGGGGAAATTACAAG gtacacacagcacagaccacCAGCTACTGGCCTCAGGGGGAAATGACATCAAG gtacacacagcacagaccacCAGCTACTGGCCTCAGGGGGAAATGACATCAAG gtacacacagcacagaccacCAGCTACTGGCCTCAGGGGGAAATGA
- the LOC118401809 gene encoding fizzy-related protein homolog isoform X36, protein MDQDYECRLLRQINIQNENASPLKAIDTVRALTPTNSPLSSPSKHGDRFIPSRAGANWSVNFHRINENEKSHNQNRKTKDGTTDTSKADGLAYSALLKNELLGAGIEKVQDPQSEDRRLQPSTPAKRSLFSYSVSAKRSLPEDGNTVSPYSLSPVSSNSQKLLRSPRKPTRKISKIPFKVLDAPELQDDFYLNLVDWSSLNVLSVGLGTCVYLWSACTSQVTRLCDLSVEGDSVTSVGWSERGNLVAVGTHKGYVQIWDAAAGKKLSVLEGHTARVGALAWNADQLSSGSRDRVILQRDIRAPPLQSERRLQGHRQEVCGLKWSTDHQLLASGGNDNKVHTAPTTSYWPQGEITRYTQHRPPATGLRGKLQGTHSTDHQLLASGGNYKVHTAQTTSYWPQGEMTSRYTQHRPPASGLRGNYKVHTAQTTSYWPQGEMTSRYTAQTTSYWPQGKLQGTHSTDHQLLASGGNDIKVHTAQTTSYWPQGEMTRYTQHRPPATGLRGK, encoded by the exons ATGGACCAGGACTATGAGTGTCGGCTGCTCAGGCAGATCAACATCCAGAACGAGAATGCCAGCCCTTTA AAGGCCATAGATACAGTACGAGCCCTGACACCCACCAACTCCCCCCTGTCGTCACCAAGCAAACATGGCGACCGCTTCATCCCCTCCCGCGCCGGCGCCAACTGGAGCGTCAACTTCCACCGCATCAAC GAGAATGAGAAGTCTCACAATCAGAACAGGAAGACAAAGGATGGCACTACAGACACTAGCAAAG CGGACGGCCTGGCGTACTCTGCCCTACTGAAGAACGAGCTGCTGGGGGCAGGCATAGAGAAGGTCCAGGATCCCCAGTCAGAGGACCGTCGCCTCCAGCCCTCCACCCCCGCCAAGAGGAGCCTCTTCAGT TATTCTGTCAGTGCCAAACGATCTCTACCCGAGGATGGCAACACAGTGTCTCCATACTCCTTGTCTCCTGTTAGCAGCAACAG TCAGAAGCTGTTACGGTCGCCTAGGAAACCCACGCGTAAGATCTCTAAGATCCCCTTCAAGGTGCTTGATGCTCCAGAGCTGCAGGATGACTTCTATCTCAACCTGGTGGACTGGTCCTCCCTCAACGTCCTCAGTGTCGGCCTGGGAACCTGCGTCTACCTCTGGAGCGCCTGCactagccag GTGACGCGTCTGTGTGACTTGTCAGTGGAAGGGGACTCTGTCACGTCAGTGGGCTGGTCAGAGAGG GGGAACTTAGTAGCGGTGGGGACTCATAAGGGCTATGTACAGATCTGGGACGCGGCAGCAGGGAAGAAACTGTCAGTACTGGAGGGACACACAGCCAGAGTGG GTGCGTTGGCGTGGAATGCCGACCAGTTGTCATCTGGCAGTCGTGACAGGGTTATCCTGCAGAGGGACATCCGAGCCCCGCCCCTCCAGTCAGAACGTCGTCTCCAGGGACACCGACAGGAAGTTTGCGGCCTCAAGTGGAGCACCGACCACCAGCTACTGGCCTCAGGGGGAAATGACAACAAGGTACACACAGCACCGACCACCAGCTACTGGCCTCAGGGGGAAATTACAAGGTACACACAGCACCGACCACCAGCTACTGGCCTCAGGGGGAAATTACAAGGTACACACAGCACCGACCACCAGCTACTGGCCTCAGGGGGAAATTACAAGgtacacacagcacagaccacCAGCTACTGGCCTCAGGGGGAAATGACATCAAGgtacacacagcacagaccacCAGCTTCTGGCCTCAGGGGAAATTACAAGgtacacacagcacagaccacCAGCTACTGGCCTCAGGGGGAAATGACATCAAGGTACACAGCACAGACCACCAGCTACTGGCCTCAGGGGAAATTACAAG gtacacacagcacagaccacCAGCTACTGGCCTCAGGGGGAAATGACATCAAG gtacacacagcacagaccacCAGCTACTGGCCTCAGGGGGAAATGACAAG gtacacacagcacagaccacCAGCTACTGGCCTCAGGGGGAAATGA